A single window of Syntrophotalea acetylenica DNA harbors:
- a CDS encoding DUF362 domain-containing protein → MAHTITDDCINCGACDDSCPIGAIEEKGDKRVIDADACTDCGACVDACPVDAIKAD, encoded by the coding sequence TTGGCTCATACCATCACTGACGATTGCATTAACTGCGGTGCTTGTGACGACAGCTGCCCCATCGGCGCTATCGAAGAAAAAGGCGACAAACGCGTTATCGACGCTGACGCCTGCACCGACTGTGGCGCCTGTGTCGACGCATGCCCCGTTGACGCCATCAAGGCCGACTAA